One stretch of Pseudomonas fluorescens Q2-87 DNA includes these proteins:
- a CDS encoding MFS transporter, whose product MTSMWRTCGWVLVGSALILALSLGVRHGFGLFLAPMSAEFGWGREVFAFAIALQNLIWGLAQPFTGALADRFGAAKVVLIGGVLYAVGLVFMGMADSPWSLSLSAGLLIGIGLSGTSFSVILGVVGRAVPPEKRSMGMGIASAAGSFGQFAMLPGTLGLIGWLGWSAALLVLGLLVALIVPLVSMLKDVPAPLLGHEQTLSEALREACSHSGFWLLAVGFFVCGFQVVFIGVHLPAYLVDQHLPASVGTTVLALVGLFNIFGTYTAGWLGGRMSKPRLLTGLYLVRAVVIGLFLWAPVTTTTAYLFGMAMGLLWLSTVPLTNGTVATLFGVRNLSMLGGIVFLFHQLGSFLGGWLGGVVYDRTGSYDLIWQVSILLSLLAAALNWPVRERPVARLQAQAGTA is encoded by the coding sequence ATGACATCGATGTGGCGTACCTGTGGTTGGGTCCTGGTGGGGAGCGCGTTGATCCTGGCGTTGTCCTTGGGCGTGCGGCATGGCTTCGGCCTGTTTCTGGCCCCCATGAGCGCCGAGTTCGGCTGGGGCCGGGAGGTGTTCGCCTTCGCCATTGCCTTGCAGAACTTGATCTGGGGCCTGGCGCAGCCGTTCACCGGCGCGTTGGCTGACCGCTTCGGTGCGGCGAAAGTCGTGCTCATCGGCGGCGTTCTTTATGCCGTTGGCCTGGTATTCATGGGCATGGCCGACTCGCCATGGTCGTTGTCGTTGAGCGCGGGGCTTTTGATCGGTATTGGTCTCTCGGGTACATCGTTCTCGGTGATCCTCGGCGTGGTCGGACGTGCCGTGCCTCCGGAGAAACGCAGCATGGGCATGGGCATCGCCAGTGCCGCCGGCTCCTTCGGCCAGTTCGCCATGTTGCCCGGCACGCTGGGGCTGATCGGCTGGCTCGGTTGGTCGGCGGCCTTGTTGGTGCTGGGTTTGCTGGTGGCATTGATCGTGCCGTTGGTGAGCATGCTCAAGGATGTGCCGGCGCCGCTGCTGGGCCATGAGCAAACCTTGTCCGAGGCGTTGCGCGAGGCGTGCAGCCATTCGGGGTTCTGGCTGCTGGCGGTTGGTTTTTTTGTCTGTGGTTTTCAGGTGGTGTTCATCGGCGTGCATTTACCGGCCTACCTGGTGGACCAACACCTGCCGGCCAGTGTCGGCACCACCGTGCTGGCCCTGGTCGGGCTCTTCAATATCTTCGGCACCTATACCGCCGGCTGGCTGGGCGGGCGCATGTCCAAGCCACGGCTGTTGACCGGGCTGTACCTGGTGCGGGCGGTGGTGATCGGATTGTTCCTGTGGGCGCCGGTGACGACTACCACGGCTTATCTGTTCGGTATGGCGATGGGCTTGCTGTGGCTGTCGACCGTGCCTTTGACCAACGGCACGGTAGCGACGCTGTTTGGTGTACGAAATCTTTCGATGCTCGGTGGGATTGTGTTCCTGTTCCACCAATTGGGTTCGTTCCTCGGGGGCTGGCTGGGCGGGGTGGTGTACGACCGCACCGGCAGTTACGACCTGATCTGGCAAGTGTCGATCCTGCTCAGCCTGTTGGCCGCAGCACTGAACTGGCCAGTACGCGAACGCCCGGTGGCGCGCCTGCAAGCCCAGGCCGGTACAGCATGA
- a CDS encoding glutathione peroxidase: MLMRWFAVPALLLAVAGPVLAADCPPLLEGSLPKLRAKETIDLCQRFAGKPLVVVNTASFCGFAPQFKGLEALNQRYKDEGLQVLGVPSNDFKQEAKDGAETAKVCYVNYGVTFTMTEPQPVRGSDAIPLFKHLAEQSGAPKWNFYKYVVDRQGKVVGSFSSRIKPDDPEFIKAVEAAIASKP, translated from the coding sequence ATGTTGATGCGCTGGTTTGCTGTTCCTGCTCTGTTATTGGCTGTGGCTGGACCGGTCTTGGCGGCCGACTGCCCGCCGTTGCTGGAGGGCTCGCTGCCCAAGTTGCGGGCCAAGGAAACTATCGATCTGTGCCAACGTTTCGCCGGCAAGCCATTGGTCGTGGTCAACACCGCCAGTTTTTGTGGGTTCGCCCCGCAATTCAAAGGTCTGGAGGCGCTTAACCAGCGCTACAAGGACGAAGGGCTGCAAGTACTTGGCGTGCCGTCCAATGATTTCAAGCAGGAAGCCAAGGACGGCGCGGAAACGGCCAAGGTCTGCTACGTCAATTATGGCGTGACCTTCACCATGACCGAGCCGCAACCGGTGCGCGGTTCTGATGCCATTCCGTTGTTCAAGCATCTGGCCGAACAATCCGGCGCGCCGAAATGGAATTTCTACAAATACGTGGTGGACCGCCAGGGCAAGGTTGTCGGCAGTTTTTCCAGCCGGATCAAACCCGACGATCCCGAATTCATCAAGGCGGTAGAAGCGGCTATCGCCTCCAAGCCCTGA
- a CDS encoding OmpP1/FadL family transporter, translating into MLVIFAPVTIRSSNNEKIMLKTTLGLAVTLASTQLFASGFALNEQSISGMGTGFAGRSSAADDASTVFGNPAGMSRLKRQQVTGGFAAIDASTDINDASGTKSGTNKGDMVPLTGVPMGYYVKPIDDQWAFGLGVYAPFGLITDYENGFQGGNFGSKSEVKVVTFQPTVSYAFNDKVSIGFGPTINRISGALESTLNTPLSPNDGDVKIKGDDIGYGYNIGVLVQATDTTRVGLTYHSKVKYKLEGHTEVSPGAGTPAFLLNGARYDASLDITTPESVDFSVTQQLNDAWTVYAGSTWTRWSRLKEITVNNEGVTPAAGGALAPAFLGTITEEQNWHDTWAYAIGTSYQLNKQWVLRTGLSFDQSPTNNTDRSPRIPTGDRTIFSLGAGWSPTDDLTIDVAYSYLKEEKVNINRTNALGQSYNAEYENSANGFGVGATYRF; encoded by the coding sequence ATGTTGGTAATTTTCGCCCCGGTGACCATCAGGAGTTCTAACAATGAAAAAATCATGCTCAAAACCACCCTTGGCCTTGCCGTTACCTTGGCATCCACACAACTTTTCGCCAGTGGCTTTGCCTTGAACGAACAAAGCATCAGTGGCATGGGCACTGGTTTTGCGGGCCGTTCTTCCGCTGCCGATGACGCAAGCACCGTGTTTGGCAACCCTGCCGGGATGTCGCGCCTCAAGCGCCAACAGGTCACCGGTGGCTTTGCCGCCATCGATGCTTCCACCGATATCAACGATGCCAGCGGCACCAAGTCCGGTACCAACAAGGGCGACATGGTCCCGCTCACGGGCGTTCCGATGGGCTATTACGTTAAGCCCATCGATGACCAATGGGCCTTCGGCCTGGGTGTCTACGCCCCGTTCGGCCTGATCACCGATTATGAAAACGGCTTCCAGGGCGGCAACTTCGGCAGCAAGAGCGAAGTGAAGGTCGTCACCTTCCAACCCACCGTCAGCTATGCCTTCAATGACAAGGTATCGATCGGTTTTGGCCCGACCATCAACCGTATCTCCGGTGCACTGGAATCGACCCTGAACACTCCGCTGTCGCCAAACGACGGTGACGTGAAGATCAAGGGCGACGACATCGGCTACGGCTATAACATCGGCGTGCTGGTCCAGGCGACCGACACCACCCGTGTCGGCCTGACTTACCACTCCAAGGTCAAGTACAAGCTCGAAGGCCACACCGAAGTGAGCCCGGGCGCGGGTACACCGGCGTTCCTGCTCAACGGCGCGCGCTATGACGCGTCGCTGGACATCACCACACCGGAGTCGGTGGACTTTTCCGTCACCCAGCAGCTCAATGATGCCTGGACCGTTTATGCAGGCAGCACCTGGACACGCTGGAGCCGCCTGAAGGAAATCACCGTCAACAACGAAGGCGTGACCCCGGCCGCCGGTGGCGCGCTGGCCCCTGCGTTTCTCGGCACCATCACTGAAGAACAGAACTGGCATGACACCTGGGCCTACGCCATCGGTACGTCGTATCAGTTGAACAAGCAGTGGGTGTTGCGTACCGGCCTGTCCTTCGACCAGTCGCCGACCAACAACACCGACCGCTCACCACGCATCCCTACCGGTGACCGGACCATCTTCAGCTTGGGCGCAGGCTGGAGCCCAACCGACGACCTGACCATCGATGTGGCTTATTCCTACCTCAAGGAAGAAAAAGTCAACATCAATCGAACCAATGCCCTGGGCCAGTCCTACAACGCTGAATACGAAAACAGCGCCAACGGTTTTGGTGTCGGTGCGACCTACCGCTTCTGA
- the rmuC gene encoding DNA recombination protein RmuC: MQEERLATAHMAHDGLNAQLDACRDEISDLSQANAAKQAELAAACREVELLQIERDNARDAAHAWNLERANKEAELRRLDAQAASLQAELREQQDSHQQRLDDLQGSRDELRAQFAELAGKIFDEREQRFAETSQQRLGQLLDPLKERIQSFEKRVEESYQAEARERFSLGKELERLQQLNLRLSDEATNLTRALKGQKTQGNWGELILERVLEHAGLEKGREYQTQVSLKGPDGERFQPDVLIYLPGDKQVVVDSKVSLTAYQQYVAAEDDAIGQHAIKQHVASLRAHVKGLAGKDYKRLDGLHSLDFVLLFVPIEAAFSAALQAEPNLFQEAFDRNIVIVSPTTLLATLRVIDSLWKQERQSQNAREIAERAGWLYDKFVLFIQDLDEIGGRLQQLDKAYSAARNKLTEGRGNLISRSEQLKLLGARASKSLPAELLERAMTDADGLPELPEETAKAQD, encoded by the coding sequence CTGCAGGAAGAGCGCCTCGCCACTGCCCACATGGCCCACGACGGCCTGAACGCCCAGCTCGACGCTTGCCGCGATGAAATCAGCGACCTGAGCCAGGCCAACGCCGCCAAGCAAGCTGAACTCGCCGCCGCCTGTCGCGAAGTTGAGTTGTTGCAGATCGAGCGCGACAACGCCCGGGACGCGGCCCACGCCTGGAATCTTGAGCGCGCCAACAAAGAAGCCGAGTTGCGGCGGCTCGACGCCCAGGCGGCGTCGTTGCAGGCCGAGCTGCGCGAGCAACAGGACAGCCATCAACAGCGCCTGGATGACTTGCAAGGTTCACGAGACGAACTGCGGGCGCAGTTTGCCGAACTGGCCGGCAAAATCTTCGACGAGCGTGAGCAGCGCTTCGCCGAAACCAGCCAGCAGCGCCTGGGCCAGTTGCTCGATCCACTGAAAGAGCGCATCCAATCTTTCGAAAAACGCGTCGAGGAAAGCTATCAGGCCGAGGCGCGCGAGCGTTTCTCCCTGGGCAAGGAACTGGAGCGGCTGCAACAGCTGAACCTGCGCCTGAGCGATGAGGCCACCAACCTTACCCGGGCACTCAAGGGCCAGAAAACCCAGGGTAACTGGGGCGAATTGATCCTGGAGCGGGTGCTCGAACACGCGGGCCTGGAGAAGGGGCGCGAATATCAGACCCAGGTCAGTCTCAAGGGTCCGGACGGCGAGCGTTTCCAGCCTGACGTGTTGATTTATCTGCCCGGCGACAAACAAGTAGTGGTCGATTCCAAGGTCAGTCTTACCGCGTATCAGCAGTACGTGGCCGCCGAAGATGACGCCATCGGCCAGCATGCTATCAAGCAACATGTGGCGTCATTGCGAGCCCACGTCAAAGGTTTGGCCGGCAAGGATTACAAACGCCTGGACGGCCTGCACAGCCTGGATTTCGTGTTGTTGTTCGTGCCGATCGAAGCGGCGTTCTCCGCCGCCCTGCAAGCCGAGCCGAACCTGTTCCAGGAAGCCTTCGACCGCAACATCGTGATCGTCAGCCCGACCACGCTGTTGGCGACTTTACGGGTGATCGACAGCTTGTGGAAACAGGAACGCCAGAGCCAGAACGCCCGGGAAATCGCCGAGCGGGCGGGGTGGCTGTACGACAAGTTCGTGCTGTTCATCCAGGACCTGGACGAGATTGGTGGTCGCTTGCAGCAACTGGACAAAGCCTACAGCGCCGCACGCAACAAGCTGACAGAAGGGCGTGGCAACCTGATCAGCCGCAGCGAACAGCTCAAGCTGCTCGGGGCCCGGGCCAGCAAGAGCTTGCCTGCCGAATTGCTCGAACGGGCGATGACGGATGCGGATGGGTTGCCTGAGTTACCGGAAGAAACGGCAAAAGCCCAGGATTAA
- a CDS encoding hybrid sensor histidine kinase/response regulator: protein MSLSSGLIAVVALAYMAIMFAIAFYGDRRSTPLPPRVRAWVYSLSLAVYCTSWTFFGAVGQAAEQLWSFLPIYLGPILLMVLAPWVLQKMVMISKQENITSIADFIAARYGKSQSLAVVVALICLVGVLPYIALQLKGIVLGVNLLIGAGADAMGTRAQDTALIVSLILALFTIVFGTRNLDATEHHRGMVLAIAFESLVKLFAFLAVGAFVTFGLYDGFDDLFDQAMLAPRLEQYWKETINWPSMVVQTGVAMMAIICLPRQFHVTVVENIEPQDLRLAKWVFPAYLALAALFVVPIALAGQMMLPSSVLPDSFVISLPLAQAHPALAVLAFIGGASAATGMVIVASVALSTMVSNDMLLPWLLRRNNAERPFEVFRQWMLSVRRVSIVVILLLAYVSYRLLGSTASLATIGQIAFAAVTQLAPAMLGALYWKQANRRGVFAGLATGIFLWFYTLVLPIAAHSLGWSLGSFPGLAWLHGNPLNLPITPLTQGVVLSLAGNFTLFAWVSVLSRTRVSEHWQAGRFIGQEISARPSARSMLAVHIDDLLQLAARFVGEERARQSFIRFAYRQGKGFNPSQNADSEWIAHTERLLAGVLGASSTRAVVKAAIEGREMQLEDVVRIADEASEVLQFNRALLQGAIENITQGISVVDQSLRLVAWNRRYLELFKYPDGLISVGRPIADIIRYNAERGLCGPGEAEVHVARRLHWMRQGRAHTSERLFPNGRVIELIGNPMPGGGFVMSFTDITAFREAEYALTEANEGLEQRVAERTRELSQLNLALTDAKSTAEAAYQSKTRFLAAVSHDLMQPLNAARLFSAALSHQHEDLPQEARQLVQHLDSSLRSAEDLITDLLDISRLENGKINPDRKPFALNELFDILGAEFTALAQEQGLKFRVRGSHLRVDSDIKLLRRVLQNFLTNAFRYAKGPVLLGVRRRSGELCLEVWDRGPGIAEDKQQVIFEEFKRLDSHQTRAEKGLGLGLAIADGLCRVLGHTLRVRSWPGRGSVFSVSVPLAHAPAVVPAAVAEPNGHLPSGAQVLCVDNEDSILIGMNSLLTRWGCQVWTARNRDECERWLAEGGRPQLALVDFHLDDGETGTELMAWLRTRMGEPIPGVVISADGRPEMIAQVHAAGLDYLAKPVKPAALRALLSRHLPL, encoded by the coding sequence ATGTCGTTGTCCAGCGGGTTGATCGCCGTTGTTGCCCTGGCCTATATGGCCATCATGTTCGCCATCGCCTTCTACGGCGACCGGCGCAGCACGCCGTTGCCGCCTCGGGTGCGGGCCTGGGTTTACAGCCTGTCGCTGGCGGTGTATTGCACCAGCTGGACGTTCTTTGGCGCCGTGGGCCAGGCCGCCGAACAGCTCTGGTCATTCCTGCCAATCTACCTCGGGCCGATCCTGCTGATGGTGCTGGCGCCGTGGGTGCTGCAAAAAATGGTGATGATCAGCAAGCAGGAGAACATCACCTCCATCGCCGACTTCATCGCCGCCCGCTACGGCAAGTCCCAATCCCTGGCGGTGGTGGTGGCGTTGATCTGCCTGGTGGGCGTGTTGCCGTACATTGCCTTGCAGCTCAAGGGCATCGTGCTCGGCGTGAACCTGCTGATCGGCGCTGGCGCCGATGCGATGGGTACCCGCGCTCAGGACACCGCGCTGATTGTCTCGCTGATCCTGGCGCTGTTCACCATCGTGTTCGGCACCCGCAACCTTGACGCCACCGAGCACCACCGTGGCATGGTGTTGGCGATTGCCTTCGAATCCCTGGTCAAGCTGTTCGCCTTCCTCGCGGTCGGCGCCTTCGTGACGTTCGGTCTTTATGACGGCTTCGATGATTTGTTTGACCAGGCGATGCTTGCGCCGCGGCTGGAGCAGTACTGGAAGGAAACCATCAACTGGCCGTCCATGGTGGTGCAGACCGGTGTGGCAATGATGGCGATCATCTGCCTGCCGCGGCAGTTTCACGTAACCGTGGTGGAAAACATCGAGCCCCAGGACCTGCGCCTGGCCAAGTGGGTATTCCCCGCGTACCTGGCCCTGGCCGCGCTGTTTGTCGTGCCCATCGCCCTTGCCGGGCAAATGATGCTGCCCAGCTCGGTACTGCCGGATTCGTTCGTCATCAGCCTGCCTCTCGCCCAGGCCCACCCGGCCCTGGCGGTGCTGGCATTTATCGGCGGCGCCTCGGCGGCCACCGGCATGGTGATTGTCGCGAGCGTGGCGCTGTCCACCATGGTCTCCAACGACATGCTGCTGCCCTGGCTGTTGCGCCGCAACAACGCCGAGCGGCCGTTCGAAGTGTTCCGCCAGTGGATGCTTTCGGTACGGCGGGTGAGCATTGTGGTGATCCTGCTGCTGGCCTATGTCAGCTACCGCTTGCTGGGTTCGACGGCGAGCCTGGCAACCATCGGCCAGATTGCCTTCGCGGCCGTGACCCAACTGGCCCCCGCCATGCTGGGCGCGCTGTACTGGAAGCAGGCCAACCGTCGCGGTGTATTCGCCGGCCTCGCCACGGGGATTTTCCTATGGTTCTACACCCTGGTGCTGCCGATCGCCGCCCACAGCCTGGGCTGGTCGCTGGGCAGTTTCCCGGGTTTGGCCTGGCTGCACGGCAACCCATTGAACCTGCCAATTACTCCGCTAACCCAAGGGGTGGTGCTGTCACTGGCCGGTAATTTCACTCTGTTTGCCTGGGTGTCGGTGCTGTCACGCACGCGCGTATCGGAGCACTGGCAGGCCGGACGCTTCATCGGCCAGGAAATCAGCGCCCGTCCCAGCGCCCGCTCGATGCTCGCGGTGCACATCGACGACCTGTTGCAGTTGGCCGCACGCTTCGTCGGAGAAGAACGGGCGCGGCAGAGCTTCATCCGCTTTGCCTACCGCCAGGGCAAGGGCTTCAATCCCAGCCAGAACGCTGACAGCGAATGGATCGCCCACACCGAACGCCTGTTGGCCGGTGTACTGGGGGCGTCCTCGACACGGGCGGTGGTAAAAGCCGCGATTGAAGGCCGGGAGATGCAACTCGAAGACGTCGTGCGGATCGCGGACGAAGCATCGGAAGTGCTGCAGTTCAACCGGGCACTGCTGCAAGGCGCCATCGAGAACATCACCCAAGGCATCAGCGTGGTCGATCAGTCCCTTAGGTTGGTGGCGTGGAACCGGCGCTACCTGGAGTTGTTCAAGTACCCGGACGGGTTGATCAGCGTCGGCCGGCCCATTGCCGACATCATCCGCTACAACGCCGAACGCGGCCTGTGCGGCCCCGGCGAGGCGGAAGTCCATGTTGCCCGGCGCCTGCACTGGATGCGCCAGGGCCGCGCCCATACCTCCGAGCGACTGTTTCCCAATGGCCGGGTGATCGAGCTGATCGGCAACCCGATGCCCGGCGGCGGGTTCGTCATGAGCTTCACCGACATCACCGCGTTCCGCGAGGCCGAATATGCCCTGACGGAAGCCAACGAAGGGTTGGAGCAACGGGTGGCTGAGCGCACCCGGGAATTGTCGCAACTGAACCTGGCCCTGACCGATGCCAAAAGCACCGCCGAAGCGGCCTATCAATCCAAGACCCGTTTCCTGGCGGCCGTCAGCCACGACTTGATGCAGCCGCTCAACGCCGCACGACTGTTTTCCGCTGCGCTGTCCCACCAGCACGAAGACCTGCCGCAGGAAGCCCGGCAACTGGTGCAACACCTGGACAGTTCGCTGCGTTCGGCCGAAGACTTGATCACCGATCTGCTGGACATTTCCCGCCTGGAAAACGGCAAGATCAACCCCGACCGCAAGCCCTTCGCCCTTAATGAGCTGTTCGATATCCTCGGCGCCGAGTTCACCGCGCTGGCCCAGGAGCAGGGCCTGAAGTTTCGCGTGCGAGGCTCACACCTGCGGGTGGACAGCGACATCAAGCTGCTGCGACGGGTCTTGCAGAATTTCCTTACCAACGCCTTTCGCTATGCCAAGGGACCGGTGTTGCTGGGCGTGCGCCGACGCAGCGGCGAGTTGTGCCTGGAAGTCTGGGATCGCGGCCCGGGTATTGCCGAGGATAAGCAGCAGGTGATCTTCGAAGAATTCAAACGCCTGGACAGCCACCAGACCCGCGCTGAAAAAGGCCTGGGGCTGGGACTGGCAATCGCCGATGGGCTGTGCCGCGTGCTGGGCCACACCTTGCGCGTGCGCTCTTGGCCGGGGCGCGGCAGCGTGTTCAGCGTCAGCGTTCCCCTGGCCCACGCACCGGCAGTCGTACCCGCCGCCGTAGCCGAACCCAACGGCCATTTGCCCAGCGGCGCGCAGGTGCTGTGCGTGGACAACGAAGACAGCATCCTGATCGGCATGAACAGCCTGCTGACACGCTGGGGCTGCCAGGTGTGGACGGCGCGCAACCGCGATGAATGCGAGCGTTGGCTTGCCGAGGGGGGACGGCCGCAATTGGCCCTGGTGGACTTCCATCTGGACGACGGCGAGACCGGTACCGAGTTGATGGCCTGGTTGCGCACGCGCATGGGTGAGCCGATCCCGGGTGTGGTGATCAGCGCCGACGGTCGCCCCGAGATGATCGCCCAGGTGCACGCGGCGGGCCTGGATTACCTGGCCAAACCGGTGAAGCCAGCGGCGTTGCGGGCGTTGTTGAGTCGGCATTTGCCGTTGTAG
- a CDS encoding TetR/AcrR family transcriptional regulator, whose translation MAIKEGLRPGGRSARVQESIHSAVRALLQEQDRATLTVPQIAARAGVTPSTIYRRWGDLPALLADVAIARMRPDSEPANTGSLRGDLLAWAEQYLDEMSSEPGRNMMRDIQACATPGYCVGIISAQLQTILDRYPDEPNPGIERLVNVVVAPTVFRILFATAPLDAEELYRLVDIALGQ comes from the coding sequence ATGGCTATTAAAGAAGGTTTACGCCCCGGCGGCAGAAGCGCCCGGGTACAGGAATCGATTCATTCGGCGGTCCGCGCCCTGCTTCAGGAGCAGGACCGCGCCACCTTGACCGTGCCGCAAATCGCCGCGCGCGCGGGGGTAACGCCGTCCACGATCTATCGGCGCTGGGGCGATCTGCCGGCGTTGCTGGCGGACGTCGCCATCGCCCGCATGCGCCCCGACAGCGAACCGGCCAACACCGGCAGCCTGCGCGGCGACCTGTTGGCCTGGGCCGAACAGTACCTGGACGAAATGAGCTCCGAGCCCGGGCGCAACATGATGCGCGACATCCAGGCCTGCGCTACGCCGGGGTATTGCGTGGGAATCATCAGCGCCCAGTTGCAGACGATTCTGGATCGTTATCCCGACGAGCCCAATCCAGGCATCGAACGCCTGGTCAACGTGGTGGTGGCACCGACGGTGTTTCGCATCCTGTTCGCCACCGCGCCGCTGGACGCCGAGGAGTTGTATCGGTTGGTGGATATCGCGCTGGGTCAGTAA
- a CDS encoding MFS transporter, whose amino-acid sequence MSRPASTGASLIFLALTLLGFLAASSAPTPLYHLYQDQLHFSPAVLTLIFGVYAFSLLAALLTVGSLSDYLGRKPVIFVALLLNMLAMLLFINADSVAWLISARLIQGFATGMATSVLGAALLDFDRRQGPLIISIAPLLGMACGALGCGLLAEYAPLPLQLTYWILLGLFLAQALYLWRLAESVSPQAGAWQSLRPTLHVPVQARGALWLILPLNLAAWAVGGFYLSLAPSLVRAATGSTSNLIGGALVAVLTLSGALSIYTLRNQGADKMLRLSASLLVIGLTLVLVAVHGGSLPLFFVGTLVTGSGFGAGFLGALRSIMPLALPHERAGLMSAFYVLSYLAFSLPSLLAGNLTRVFGLIPTTDGYGAVLIVLSAAALLGLLRQPGKRADVGVRP is encoded by the coding sequence ATGTCTCGTCCAGCTTCGACCGGTGCCAGCCTGATCTTCCTGGCGCTTACCTTGCTCGGTTTTCTCGCCGCCTCCAGTGCGCCGACGCCGTTGTATCACCTCTATCAGGATCAGTTGCACTTTTCCCCGGCAGTGCTGACGCTGATTTTCGGTGTGTATGCGTTCAGTCTGTTGGCAGCCCTGCTGACTGTGGGTTCGCTGTCGGATTACCTGGGCCGCAAACCGGTTATTTTCGTCGCGTTGTTGCTCAACATGCTGGCGATGCTGCTGTTTATCAATGCTGACAGTGTCGCCTGGTTGATCAGCGCGCGGTTGATCCAAGGCTTTGCCACGGGCATGGCCACCAGTGTGCTGGGTGCGGCGTTGCTGGATTTCGATCGTCGGCAGGGTCCGTTGATCATCAGCATCGCACCGCTGTTGGGCATGGCATGCGGGGCGCTGGGTTGTGGCCTGTTGGCTGAGTACGCACCGTTGCCCCTGCAACTGACGTATTGGATTTTGCTGGGGTTGTTCCTCGCCCAGGCCCTTTACCTCTGGCGGCTGGCGGAGAGCGTCAGCCCACAAGCCGGCGCCTGGCAGTCCTTGCGCCCGACCTTGCATGTGCCGGTCCAGGCGCGAGGCGCCTTGTGGCTGATATTGCCATTGAACCTTGCGGCGTGGGCGGTGGGCGGCTTCTATTTGTCGCTGGCGCCTTCGCTGGTGCGGGCTGCGACGGGATCGACCTCCAACCTGATCGGCGGCGCGCTAGTGGCGGTGTTGACGCTCAGCGGTGCGTTGTCCATCTACACGCTGCGCAACCAGGGCGCAGACAAGATGTTGCGCCTGTCCGCAAGTCTCCTGGTCATCGGCCTGACGCTGGTGCTGGTCGCGGTGCACGGGGGCAGCTTGCCGTTGTTCTTCGTCGGCACGCTGGTCACCGGCAGCGGTTTCGGCGCCGGGTTCCTTGGAGCCTTGCGCAGCATCATGCCCCTGGCATTGCCCCATGAGCGAGCCGGTTTGATGTCGGCATTCTACGTCCTCAGCTATCTGGCGTTCAGCTTGCCGTCGCTGCTGGCCGGGAACCTGACGCGGGTGTTCGGGTTGATCCCCACCACGGATGGTTATGGCGCTGTGCTGATCGTGTTGTCGGCTGCTGCGTTGTTGGGTTTGTTGCGCCAGCCTGGGAAAAGAGCAGACGTTGGCGTTCGGCCTTGA
- a CDS encoding cupin, whose product MKIIRSKSFTGERAWAALDIANMNGITTRLHWTDQPYKWHINDGQEVFVVLDGQVQMCYREEGVVKEVLLGVGDIFYASVGAEHVAKPLGEARVLVIETEGSV is encoded by the coding sequence TTGAAAATCATCCGCAGCAAATCCTTCACCGGCGAGCGCGCGTGGGCCGCGCTGGATATCGCCAACATGAACGGCATCACCACGCGCCTGCACTGGACCGATCAGCCGTACAAGTGGCACATCAATGACGGGCAGGAAGTCTTCGTGGTGCTCGATGGGCAAGTGCAGATGTGCTATCGGGAAGAGGGCGTCGTAAAAGAGGTCCTGCTGGGAGTGGGAGATATTTTCTACGCCTCGGTGGGTGCCGAGCACGTGGCCAAGCCGTTGGGCGAAGCGAGAGTCCTGGTGATCGAGACCGAAGGCAGCGTCTGA